In one window of Miscanthus floridulus cultivar M001 chromosome 12, ASM1932011v1, whole genome shotgun sequence DNA:
- the LOC136497531 gene encoding uncharacterized protein, whose protein sequence is MGNTLGFGVLGFVLGFAVRGCLMQCCGSSDVRPSDVESLTCGPRPHASWTRQYDPPPPTASSSRPLPPPAAKAAAAPRGGGSFRELTSPADFAAVAAPGGSISVVGFGSLLSERQGAAGSNTGHQETSNGVPANRVVASQYQYKTEDIDESSAESLRDSLSYAIANKMLIQVPILGTTKKFCRLSDKATRISRKLALILRSQHSVGKYLTAPLQESHVWIGDNGSVKLRGVSFTGKGFSIERVRDDYKHLLKVLIMLIKLSAGDITKLPPDYVEFLMLLKRDTLAMKDEFLIVNNVALLPMKNRTEVFLMLHDKIVKSLGRTNKAKKKRILSSLPYQNDWLDTAMANTKIEQWVEGVQNEYKRTPLDLLRLNRNVRSHLHQYNNDDDIEETLYCEWPELLMVMEKMLHLEGELEGTDIQNKFG, encoded by the exons TGCTGCGGATCCTCTGACGTACGGCCCTCCGATGTAGAGTCACTAACGTGCGGGCCCCGGCCTCACGCGTCATGGACGCGGCAGTACGACCCGCCTCCGCCGACCGCCAGCTCGAGCCGCCCGTTGCCTCCTCCAGCCGCGAAGGCCGCCGCCGCACCCCGTGGGGGTGGCTCCTTCCGGGAACTCACCTCCCCCGCGGACTTTGCCGCCGTCGCGGCTCCCGGCGGCAGCATCTCCGTCGTCGGATTCGGCTCCCTCCTCTCCGAGCGGCAAGGTGCTGCTGGTTCAAACACTGGACATCAGGAGACGAGCAATGGGGTGCCTGCCAACAGAGTGGTGGCTTCTCAATATCAATACAA GACCGAAGACATTGACGAGTCGTCTGCAGAGAGTCTGCGCGACTCATTGAGCTACGCCATAGCCAACAAGATGCTGATCCAGGTCCCAATATTAGGAACAACGAAGAAATTCTGTCGATTATCTGACAAAGCGACTAGGATCAGCAGAAAACTTGCATTGATACTGAGGAGCCAGCACTCAGTTGGCAAGTACCTCACAGCTCCTCTGCAGGAGTCCCACGTCTGGATTGGGGACAATGGGAGTGTCAAACTCAGGGGGGTCAGTTTCACTGGTAAAGGCTTCAGTATTGAGCGTGTGAGAGATGACTACAAGCACCTTCTCAAGGTCCTGATTATGTTGATTAAATTATCGGCTGGGGATATCACCAAATTGCCTCCGGACTACGTGGAATTCCTCATGCTCTTGAAGAGGGACACCCTTGCAATGAAAGATGAATTCTTGATTGTAAACAATGTTGCGCTGCTGCCCATGAAAAACCG CACTGAGGTATTCCTGATGCTACACGATAAAATTGTTAAATCTCTTGGCCGTACAAACaaagcaaagaagaagaggatacTCTCTAGCCTCCCTTACCAGAACGACTGGTTGGATACTGCCATGGCAAATACAAAAATCGAACAGTGGGTTGAGGGTGTCCAAAACGAGTACAAAAGGACTCCACTTGATCTACTGCGCCTCAACAGAAATGTAAGGAGCCACTTGCATCAGTACAATAACGACGACGACATTGAGGAAACTCTGTATTGTGAATGGCCCGAGCTGCTCATGGTGATGGAGAAGATGTTACATTTGGAAGGTGAGCTCGAAGGCACTGACATTCAGAACAAGTTCGGCTAG